In uncultured Desulfobacter sp., one DNA window encodes the following:
- a CDS encoding response regulator, with amino-acid sequence MSRSVTKPLKRFTDTIGNSKKGDYSIRLHYNAGDEIGSLARYFNEFMIRMEKYHGRLKEKNLKTIEIQKTLKAVEKERRKLLIQLQKSQKMEAIGTLAGGIAHDFNNILSSIFGYAQLAQMIGGDQEKLNIHMNQILKSAQRAAELIEQILTFSRQTEDEKRPLKLHLVVKEALKLLRASIPATIDMVTQVETTDMVNANPTQMHQMIVHLCTNAYHAMITSGGTLTVSLTTVDEIQFEHQSKDYFQPGPFLKFMVKDTSPSMNQGAFKKTYDEDSTTDNDGQETRLGFTLIETIVKDHNGLSYIERITGQGTSFFVYLPIVTKSVSTAGSLIGMDVSLKTGEETIMIVEDEHDLLVLIEELLSKFGYSVHPFNNGKSALDAYQKAETNFDMVITDMTMPHMTGIALAEAILSKNENMPIILCSGYNETISNSRIKSIGIQAFLKKPLDTSELLNTIRMVLDK; translated from the coding sequence TTGTCACGATCTGTGACGAAACCATTGAAAAGATTTACAGATACGATAGGCAACAGTAAAAAAGGGGACTACAGCATTCGTTTGCACTATAACGCCGGAGATGAAATCGGCAGCCTGGCCCGATATTTTAACGAGTTCATGATCCGCATGGAAAAATATCATGGCCGGTTAAAAGAAAAAAATCTCAAAACAATTGAGATCCAAAAAACCCTTAAAGCAGTAGAAAAAGAACGTCGCAAGCTTTTAATTCAATTGCAAAAATCTCAGAAAATGGAAGCCATTGGAACCCTTGCCGGAGGGATTGCCCATGATTTTAACAATATTTTGTCAAGTATTTTCGGCTATGCGCAACTGGCCCAGATGATCGGAGGAGATCAAGAAAAATTAAACATTCACATGAATCAAATTCTTAAAAGTGCCCAGCGTGCAGCTGAACTTATTGAGCAGATTCTAACCTTCAGCCGCCAGACGGAGGATGAAAAAAGGCCCCTGAAACTGCACCTTGTTGTTAAAGAAGCACTTAAGCTTCTCAGGGCGTCCATACCCGCCACAATTGACATGGTCACCCAGGTGGAGACGACAGACATGGTGAACGCAAATCCCACCCAAATGCATCAAATGATCGTACACCTGTGCACAAACGCCTATCATGCGATGATAACATCTGGTGGAACTTTGACGGTTAGTCTGACCACAGTCGATGAAATTCAATTTGAACACCAGAGCAAAGACTATTTTCAGCCTGGGCCATTCCTAAAATTTATGGTTAAGGATACCAGCCCCAGCATGAATCAAGGGGCCTTCAAAAAGACATATGACGAAGATTCCACAACCGACAATGACGGACAGGAAACAAGATTAGGGTTCACCCTGATCGAGACAATCGTCAAAGATCATAATGGCCTTTCTTACATTGAACGTATTACAGGACAGGGAACCTCATTTTTTGTTTATCTGCCGATTGTAACGAAAAGTGTTTCAACAGCAGGCAGTCTCATTGGTATGGATGTATCTCTGAAAACAGGTGAAGAGACCATTATGATCGTCGAGGATGAGCATGATCTACTGGTTTTAATTGAAGAACTGCTTAGCAAATTCGGTTATTCAGTCCACCCATTTAATAACGGAAAAAGCGCATTGGATGCATATCAAAAAGCCGAAACCAACTTTGATATGGTCATTACCGACATGACCATGCCCCATATGACCGGAATTGCCCTGGCTGAAGCCATATTATCTAAAAACGAGAATATGCCTATAATTTTGTGCTCCGGCTATAATGAAACCATCAGCAATTCTCGAATCAAATCCATAGGTATTCAGGCCTTTCTCAAAAAGCCCTTGGATACATCTGAGTTACTCAACACCATAAGAATGGTACTTGATAAATAA
- the rplQ gene encoding 50S ribosomal protein L17 — protein sequence MKHRKSVLKLNRTSAHRKAMFRNMVTSLFKHSSIKTTEAKAKGLRKIADKMITLAKRGDLHARRQAMAVIREKDVVHALFEEVAEKFDSRQGGYTRITKLGPRKGDVAPMVQIELITD from the coding sequence ATGAAGCATAGAAAATCCGTATTAAAGCTCAACAGAACCTCCGCCCATAGAAAGGCGATGTTTAGGAACATGGTAACTTCTCTGTTCAAACACAGCAGCATCAAGACCACTGAGGCTAAAGCCAAAGGTCTTCGTAAGATTGCCGATAAAATGATTACCCTCGCCAAGCGTGGGGATCTTCATGCCAGACGCCAAGCTATGGCCGTAATCCGTGAAAAAGATGTTGTGCATGCCCTTTTTGAAGAGGTAGCAGAGAAGTTTGACTCAAGGCAGGGTGGCTACACTCGAATTACCAAGCTTGGACCGCGTAAAGGGGATGTTGCTCCGATGGTCCAGATTGAGTTAATCACCGATTAA
- a CDS encoding DNA-directed RNA polymerase subunit alpha, whose product MSSENLAYVNWREMIKPEKLDVTTTSTYGKFVCEPLERGYGITIGNSLRRIILSSIYGAAIVSVKFDDALHEYSVISDIREDVSEIILNLKELKLKVDDPEEKILTLNVTGEAEVTGADIVSPEGRVKILNPEQHIATVNKNGKLNIVMVVKTGKGYALSSANKDDDAPIGTIPIDSAFSPIKRVKYVVGTSRIGQKTDYDKLTFEVWTDGSVTPDDAVAYGAKILKEQMNPFINFDEELEPDESEYKTDEGEKGFNENIYRSVDELELSVRSSNCLKNARIHTIYQLVQKTDSEMLKTKNFGRKSLNEIKEVLNSMELSLGMDLEGIEPPEDVNTQEGE is encoded by the coding sequence ATGTCATCTGAAAATCTTGCATATGTTAACTGGCGAGAGATGATCAAGCCGGAAAAGCTTGATGTTACCACAACTTCCACCTATGGCAAGTTTGTGTGTGAACCCCTTGAAAGGGGATACGGCATCACCATTGGTAACTCGCTTCGGCGAATTATTTTATCATCCATTTATGGCGCCGCCATAGTCTCCGTGAAATTCGATGATGCGCTTCACGAATACAGCGTTATATCAGATATTAGGGAAGATGTTTCCGAGATTATCCTTAATCTGAAAGAATTAAAGCTCAAGGTGGACGATCCAGAAGAAAAAATATTGACCCTTAACGTAACCGGCGAGGCAGAGGTTACCGGTGCGGACATCGTGAGTCCCGAAGGTCGGGTTAAAATTCTTAACCCGGAGCAGCATATTGCCACCGTAAATAAAAATGGGAAACTCAATATCGTCATGGTTGTGAAAACTGGCAAGGGCTATGCCCTGTCATCCGCAAATAAGGATGACGATGCCCCTATCGGAACTATCCCTATTGATTCAGCGTTTTCCCCCATTAAGAGAGTAAAATATGTGGTTGGGACGTCTCGTATCGGCCAGAAAACCGACTATGACAAATTGACCTTTGAAGTCTGGACGGACGGTAGTGTTACGCCTGATGATGCTGTTGCCTACGGTGCAAAAATACTTAAGGAGCAGATGAATCCATTCATCAATTTTGATGAAGAACTGGAACCTGATGAATCGGAATATAAGACCGACGAAGGTGAAAAAGGATTCAATGAGAATATTTACCGTTCCGTTGATGAGCTCGAGCTTTCCGTTCGCAGTTCAAACTGTCTGAAAAATGCTAGAATCCATACCATTTACCAGCTGGTTCAGAAAACCGACAGCGAAATGCTCAAGACAAAAAATTTCGGCCGAAAATCACTCAATGAAATCAAAGAAGTACTCAATTCAATGGAATTGTCTTTGGGGATGGACCTTGAGGGGATCGAGCCGCCGGAAGATGTGAATACTCAGGAAGGAGAATAA
- the rpsD gene encoding 30S ribosomal protein S4: MARYRGSVCRQCRRENMKLFLKGDRCFSDKCSFDRRGFPPGEHGQKRVKQSDYGMQLREKQKVKRIYGVSEKQFRNTFKRADRQKGITGINLLTLLETRLDNTVFRLGFVNSRNQGRHFVRHNHFTVNGKKVNIPSYQVKKGDVIELSEKSRTIQAIIDSLDAIVRRGIPQWLEINKDSFKGEIKGLPAREDISLPIQEQLIVELYSK; this comes from the coding sequence TTGGCAAGATATAGAGGTTCTGTCTGCAGACAGTGCAGACGTGAAAATATGAAGCTTTTTTTAAAAGGTGATCGTTGTTTTTCTGATAAATGCAGTTTTGATCGTAGAGGGTTTCCCCCGGGTGAACACGGTCAGAAAAGAGTTAAGCAATCAGATTACGGAATGCAGCTTCGGGAAAAACAAAAAGTTAAACGCATTTATGGTGTATCTGAGAAGCAATTTAGAAACACATTTAAAAGAGCAGACCGTCAAAAAGGCATTACCGGCATTAATTTGTTGACATTACTTGAGACTCGGTTAGATAATACCGTATTCAGACTTGGATTCGTAAATTCTAGAAATCAGGGTCGCCATTTTGTTCGTCACAATCATTTTACCGTAAACGGGAAAAAGGTTAATATTCCATCCTATCAGGTAAAAAAAGGGGATGTTATCGAACTTTCTGAAAAAAGTAGAACTATCCAGGCCATTATCGACTCCCTGGACGCCATTGTAAGGCGTGGTATTCCCCAGTGGCTTGAAATCAATAAAGACAGTTTTAAAGGTGAAATTAAAGGACTTCCTGCACGGGAAGATATTTCACTACCGATCCAGGAACAGTTGATCGTCGAGCTCTATTCAAAATAG
- the rpsK gene encoding 30S ribosomal protein S11, with amino-acid sequence MAKKSKKVVAKKRVKKNISTGIVHIQSTFNNTIVTIADENGNTISWSSAGMQGFKGSRKSTPFAAKLVAEDAGAKAMEHGMKNVGVYVKGPGPGRESALRALHALGFNISMIKDVTPVPHNGCRPPKRRRV; translated from the coding sequence ATGGCGAAAAAGTCTAAAAAAGTCGTTGCCAAAAAGCGGGTTAAGAAAAATATATCAACCGGCATAGTGCATATTCAGTCAACCTTTAATAACACCATTGTCACTATTGCAGATGAAAACGGCAACACCATTTCCTGGTCATCTGCCGGAATGCAGGGCTTCAAAGGCTCTAGAAAATCCACACCTTTTGCGGCCAAATTGGTTGCTGAAGATGCAGGTGCCAAAGCAATGGAACATGGTATGAAAAACGTTGGGGTTTATGTTAAGGGGCCCGGTCCTGGAAGAGAATCTGCGCTTCGGGCTCTACATGCACTGGGGTTTAATATTTCCATGATTAAGGATGTTACCCCGGTACCGCATAATGGGTGCCGCCCACCCAAAAGAAGACGTGTGTAA
- the rpsM gene encoding 30S ribosomal protein S13 yields the protein MARIAGVDLPRDKHAWIALTYIYGIGSSRSKQILEKTGIEPTIKANDLTEEQVNEIRKVIDAEFKVEGELRSEVSMNIKRLMDLGCYRGLRHRKGLPCHGQRTSTNARTRKGPKRAAVKKKK from the coding sequence TTGGCACGTATAGCTGGAGTTGACTTACCAAGAGATAAGCATGCGTGGATCGCTTTAACCTATATCTATGGTATCGGTAGCAGCAGATCTAAGCAGATACTTGAAAAAACGGGTATTGAACCCACAATCAAGGCAAACGATTTGACCGAAGAACAGGTAAATGAAATCAGGAAGGTCATTGATGCCGAGTTCAAGGTTGAAGGTGAACTGCGTTCTGAAGTGTCCATGAACATAAAGCGGTTGATGGACTTAGGATGCTACAGGGGACTGCGCCATCGTAAAGGCCTGCCCTGCCACGGGCAGCGGACTAGTACCAACGCCAGAACAAGAAAAGGTCCTAAACGCGCGGCAGTGAAGAAGAAAAAGTAG
- the rpmJ gene encoding 50S ribosomal protein L36, with product MKVRASVKKICRDCKVIKRRGVIRVICVNKRHKQRQG from the coding sequence ATGAAAGTCAGAGCATCCGTAAAAAAAATCTGTAGAGACTGCAAGGTTATTAAAAGGCGCGGTGTCATCAGAGTCATTTGTGTCAACAAGCGCCATAAACAGCGTCAAGGATAG
- the infA gene encoding translation initiation factor IF-1 produces the protein MAKEEPIKVDGKVLETLPNAMFKVELENKHVLLAHISGKMRMHFIKILPGDRVTVEISPYDLSRGRITYRYK, from the coding sequence ATGGCCAAAGAAGAGCCCATTAAAGTAGATGGTAAAGTCCTTGAAACGCTTCCCAATGCCATGTTCAAGGTCGAATTGGAAAATAAGCATGTTCTGCTGGCACATATATCCGGGAAAATGAGAATGCATTTTATAAAAATACTTCCCGGCGACAGAGTGACCGTGGAAATATCTCCCTATGATCTAAGCCGTGGCAGAATTACCTACCGGTATAAATAA
- the secY gene encoding preprotein translocase subunit SecY: MIQNSYQNMLKLPELKRKILITLGLLFVYRVGVHVPTPGIDGAALESFFASASGTLFSMFNMFSGGALQRLSIFALGIMPYISASIILELMTVVVPYLEQLKKEGDAGRKKKTQLTRYGTVVLSAIQGFGIAVGLESMTSPAGIPIVPYPGWAFRLITIITLTAGTAFIMWLGEQITERGIGNGISLIIFAGIVANMPSAGIKMGRLLSTGEMGLFSTIILIVLMVAVIAAIIFMELAQRRIPVHYAKRVVGRKMYGGQTSHLPLKINTSGVIPPIFASSIIMFPTTLAQFINLPVMQTMANMFSPGTIWYYLLYVGFIVFFCFFYTAVQFNPEDVAENMKKNGGYIPGIRPGKRTAEYIDKVLTRITVGGAAYVSVVCVLPTVLMNKFNVPFYFGGTALLIVVGVAIDTISQIESHLITSNYDGFLGRSGNKRIKSRS; this comes from the coding sequence ATGATACAGAACAGCTACCAGAATATGCTTAAACTGCCGGAGTTAAAACGTAAAATACTGATAACCCTTGGATTGCTCTTTGTCTATAGGGTCGGGGTGCATGTCCCGACGCCTGGTATTGACGGGGCGGCACTGGAATCTTTTTTTGCGTCGGCTTCAGGCACATTATTTTCCATGTTCAATATGTTCTCTGGTGGAGCGCTCCAGAGGCTATCTATTTTTGCCTTAGGTATCATGCCTTATATTAGTGCTTCCATTATCCTGGAACTGATGACCGTGGTTGTTCCTTATCTTGAACAGCTTAAAAAAGAAGGGGATGCCGGTCGTAAAAAGAAGACCCAGTTAACCAGGTATGGTACGGTTGTTTTAAGCGCCATACAAGGTTTTGGAATTGCTGTCGGCCTTGAATCCATGACATCGCCCGCCGGTATACCCATCGTACCTTATCCTGGGTGGGCCTTCAGGCTGATCACTATTATTACCCTGACAGCGGGAACCGCATTTATCATGTGGCTTGGTGAGCAGATCACCGAAAGAGGGATTGGTAATGGTATTTCTCTGATTATTTTTGCCGGTATTGTAGCCAATATGCCCTCAGCAGGTATTAAGATGGGACGGTTATTAAGTACTGGTGAAATGGGATTGTTTTCGACCATTATTCTCATTGTTTTGATGGTTGCTGTGATCGCTGCCATTATTTTCATGGAACTTGCCCAACGTAGAATTCCTGTTCATTATGCCAAACGCGTGGTCGGTCGAAAAATGTATGGCGGACAGACTTCGCATCTTCCGCTTAAGATAAATACATCGGGAGTTATTCCGCCTATTTTTGCATCTTCCATCATTATGTTCCCCACCACGTTGGCCCAGTTTATTAATCTGCCTGTTATGCAGACTATGGCCAACATGTTTAGTCCGGGGACAATTTGGTATTACCTGCTATATGTTGGTTTTATTGTCTTCTTTTGCTTTTTTTATACTGCAGTTCAATTTAATCCTGAAGATGTTGCCGAAAATATGAAAAAGAACGGCGGGTACATCCCGGGCATTCGACCTGGCAAGCGGACAGCTGAATATATTGACAAGGTGCTTACAAGAATTACTGTGGGTGGGGCTGCGTATGTCTCAGTCGTATGTGTGTTGCCTACAGTCTTGATGAATAAGTTTAACGTACCTTTTTATTTCGGCGGGACAGCGCTGTTGATTGTCGTTGGTGTCGCTATTGATACCATTTCCCAGATAGAGTCTCATTTGATTACCAGCAATTATGATGGTTTTTTGGGCCGTTCGGGAAATAAACGGATCAAAAGCCGGTCCTGA
- the rplO gene encoding 50S ribosomal protein L15: protein MQLHDLAPAPGSRKNRKRVGRGPGSGMGKTSTRGHKGLKARSGGSVRPGFEGGQMPIYRRLPKRGFKNYMFKTHNAILNLKDLDRFEDGAEITETVLREAGIVKGIVDGVKLLGDGEVSKKFVLKNLLVSQSAKEKIETAGGRVE from the coding sequence ATGCAGTTACACGATCTGGCTCCTGCTCCCGGTAGCAGAAAAAATAGAAAAAGAGTAGGGCGTGGCCCAGGTTCCGGTATGGGTAAAACCTCAACGAGAGGACATAAAGGCCTAAAGGCTCGTTCTGGTGGGTCTGTTCGCCCTGGTTTTGAAGGTGGTCAGATGCCAATTTACCGGCGTTTGCCCAAGCGTGGATTTAAAAACTATATGTTCAAAACCCATAATGCCATTCTCAATTTGAAAGATCTTGATCGGTTTGAAGACGGTGCGGAAATTACTGAAACAGTTCTCAGGGAAGCCGGCATAGTCAAAGGGATTGTGGATGGCGTTAAGCTTCTTGGTGATGGCGAAGTCAGCAAGAAATTTGTCTTGAAAAATCTTTTGGTTTCCCAGAGTGCCAAAGAAAAAATTGAAACTGCCGGTGGCAGAGTAGAATAA
- the rpmD gene encoding 50S ribosomal protein L30, with protein sequence MADKIKITQIRSAIGRPAKHGRIIRSLGIKRMHHTVEHDNTPVIMGQVKKVSHLVKVEEV encoded by the coding sequence ATGGCTGATAAAATTAAGATTACACAAATACGAAGCGCCATCGGTCGTCCTGCTAAGCATGGACGGATTATACGCTCCCTGGGCATTAAACGTATGCACCATACTGTGGAGCACGATAATACCCCTGTGATTATGGGGCAGGTGAAAAAGGTATCACACCTGGTGAAAGTAGAGGAGGTTTAG
- the rpsE gene encoding 30S ribosomal protein S5, translating to MEDTGLIDKVVRINRVAKVVKGGRNFTFTALVVVGDGEGSVGYGLGKAKEVPEAIRKGMEKAKRNMKKVAILNGTVPFEVLGHAGSGRVLLKPASPGTGLIAGGGIRAVLEAAGVTDILTKCIGSHNTQNIVRATMAGLQSLCTKEEVAKRRGLNPEEI from the coding sequence ATGGAAGATACAGGTCTGATCGACAAGGTCGTCAGAATTAACCGTGTTGCGAAGGTCGTTAAAGGTGGCCGAAATTTTACCTTTACTGCCCTGGTTGTGGTAGGTGATGGTGAAGGCAGCGTGGGATATGGACTGGGAAAGGCCAAAGAAGTTCCTGAAGCGATTAGAAAGGGAATGGAAAAAGCCAAACGAAATATGAAAAAAGTTGCTATTTTGAATGGGACGGTTCCCTTTGAAGTATTGGGGCACGCAGGGTCAGGCCGGGTTCTTCTCAAACCGGCTTCTCCCGGTACCGGACTGATAGCCGGCGGTGGTATCCGTGCGGTCCTTGAAGCAGCTGGTGTAACTGATATTTTGACCAAATGCATTGGTTCCCACAATACCCAGAACATTGTAAGAGCCACCATGGCAGGCTTACAGTCCTTGTGTACCAAGGAAGAAGTTGCCAAAAGACGCGGGCTTAACCCTGAAGAAATATAA